Proteins encoded by one window of Sulfurospirillum barnesii SES-3:
- a CDS encoding efflux RND transporter permease subunit: MLITFYTRFVTTYFKATLLFVALLTGIFGYYAQYLSIDASAETLLLENDKDLKLTREVHGRYVSPDYLVIAFTPKEPLLSDTTLASISQLKEALLTIEGVESITSILDVPLLESPIRPIKDVVGNVQTLESSGVDKALVQKELTTSPLYANNLVSADFKTTAILLNLKDDVRYTELLSKRNQYMILAQERALNSEEKVQYEEAKQAFKAYRDSTRDQTHEMIERVRAVMAPFKSEGELFLGGVMMIADDMISFVKSDIANYGIAILLIMILILWVIFRQVRFVVLPIVASFSAVVITVGINALLGLEITVISSNYIAMQLITTLSLVIHLIVCYREEYQVYPHFTQQELIGVTLKRMSVPSVFVILTSVAGFGSLMTCDIVPIIDLGNMMNIGVSVSLIVTYLLFPSMLMLLEKKAPVMIFDNAFTLNATFARIVEKRRGVILSVVVLIALFSLFGVSRLVVENSFINYFKESTEIYKGMQKIDNELGGTTPLEIVVRLPKVDVAQGKDKGVLDEFEAEFEEKNAEAQYWFTAQKMQTILKVHDYLESLPEVGNVSSLGTLSKVGRILKEGKDFDTFELALLYNELPEVYKKVILTPYVNIEHDEARFVVRMVDSNPNLRRSELLEKIQNELQTTVGLPQEDYKLVGMMVLYNNMLQSLFSSQISTLGLAVLSLGSMFLFLFRSLKVALLAMTVNMVPVSVIFGIMGVFNIPLDMMSITIASIALGITVDNTIHYYYRFREELALDGNYVASMHRAHGSIAFGMFYYSLATIVGFLVMVTSNFIPTLIFGLLTVIVLMIAIISDLLFSPLLVLLFKPFGYTKKEV; encoded by the coding sequence ATGTTAATAACATTTTACACCCGTTTTGTGACCACTTATTTTAAAGCAACCCTTCTGTTTGTTGCGCTTTTAACAGGTATCTTTGGCTATTACGCACAGTATTTAAGCATTGATGCCTCCGCTGAAACGCTTTTACTTGAAAACGATAAAGACTTAAAACTCACCCGTGAAGTGCATGGGCGTTATGTGAGTCCTGATTATTTGGTGATTGCTTTTACGCCTAAAGAGCCTCTTTTAAGCGACACGACCCTAGCGAGCATTTCTCAGTTAAAAGAAGCCCTTTTAACCATAGAAGGGGTTGAGAGTATTACATCCATTCTGGATGTCCCTTTGCTTGAAAGTCCTATTCGCCCCATTAAAGATGTGGTGGGCAATGTTCAAACCCTTGAGTCTAGTGGTGTTGATAAAGCTTTAGTCCAAAAAGAGCTCACCACCAGCCCTTTGTATGCTAACAATCTTGTCAGTGCTGATTTTAAAACGACAGCGATTTTACTCAATCTCAAAGATGATGTCAGGTACACAGAGCTTTTAAGTAAACGCAATCAGTACATGATTTTAGCGCAAGAGCGAGCTTTGAACTCAGAAGAAAAGGTGCAGTACGAAGAAGCGAAGCAAGCCTTTAAAGCCTATAGGGATAGTACGCGTGACCAAACGCATGAGATGATTGAGCGGGTTCGAGCGGTCATGGCTCCCTTTAAAAGTGAGGGTGAACTCTTTTTAGGTGGCGTGATGATGATTGCTGATGACATGATTAGCTTTGTCAAAAGCGATATTGCCAATTATGGCATTGCTATTTTACTTATTATGATTCTTATCTTATGGGTTATTTTTAGGCAAGTGCGCTTTGTGGTTTTGCCTATTGTTGCTTCCTTTAGTGCGGTGGTCATCACCGTGGGCATCAATGCTCTTTTGGGCTTAGAGATTACGGTGATTTCGTCCAATTACATTGCGATGCAACTCATTACCACGCTCTCTTTGGTGATTCATTTAATTGTGTGTTACAGAGAAGAGTATCAGGTTTATCCACACTTTACGCAACAAGAGCTGATTGGTGTGACTTTAAAACGCATGAGTGTTCCCTCTGTTTTTGTTATTTTAACCTCTGTGGCGGGATTTGGCTCTTTAATGACCTGTGATATTGTGCCTATCATCGACCTTGGAAATATGATGAACATTGGGGTGAGTGTCTCTTTAATTGTGACCTATTTACTGTTTCCTTCGATGCTGATGCTGTTGGAGAAAAAGGCGCCTGTGATGATTTTTGATAATGCCTTTACCTTAAATGCCACCTTTGCACGTATTGTTGAAAAACGCCGTGGGGTTATTTTAAGTGTGGTGGTACTTATTGCGCTGTTTAGCCTTTTTGGGGTGAGCCGTTTGGTGGTGGAGAACAGTTTTATTAACTATTTTAAAGAGAGCACGGAAATTTACAAAGGGATGCAAAAAATCGACAATGAACTAGGCGGAACCACGCCGCTTGAAATTGTCGTACGTCTGCCTAAAGTGGATGTTGCACAAGGCAAAGACAAGGGTGTGCTTGATGAGTTTGAAGCCGAATTTGAAGAGAAAAATGCTGAAGCTCAGTACTGGTTTACTGCGCAAAAAATGCAGACCATTTTAAAGGTGCATGATTATTTGGAGTCTTTGCCAGAAGTGGGAAATGTTTCCTCTTTGGGTACACTCTCTAAAGTAGGGCGCATTTTAAAAGAGGGGAAAGATTTTGACACCTTTGAGTTGGCACTGCTTTACAATGAGCTTCCTGAGGTCTATAAAAAAGTCATTTTAACGCCTTATGTGAACATCGAGCACGATGAGGCACGTTTTGTGGTGCGCATGGTGGATTCTAATCCGAATTTAAGACGCTCAGAACTTTTGGAGAAAATTCAAAACGAATTACAAACAACCGTAGGCCTGCCACAAGAGGATTACAAACTGGTAGGAATGATGGTACTTTACAACAACATGCTCCAATCGCTCTTTTCGTCTCAAATTTCCACCCTTGGTTTAGCGGTATTAAGTTTGGGTTCGATGTTTTTGTTTTTATTCCGTTCCCTCAAAGTAGCGTTGTTGGCGATGACGGTTAATATGGTGCCTGTGAGTGTCATTTTTGGCATTATGGGGGTGTTTAATATTCCGCTGGATATGATGAGCATTACCATAGCCTCCATTGCGCTTGGCATTACGGTGGACAATACTATTCACTACTACTACCGCTTTAGAGAAGAACTCGCCCTTGATGGCAACTACGTCGCATCCATGCACAGAGCCCATGGAAGTATTGCGTTTGGGATGTTTTACTACTCACTTGCCACCATTGTAGGCTTTTTGGTCATGGTGACATCCAACTTTATTCCAACGCTGATTTTTGGGCTTTTAACGGTGATTGTGTTGATGATAGCTATCATCTCAGATTTGCTTTTTTCACCGCTTTTGGTGTTGCTTTTTAAACCTTTTGGGTATACAAAAAAAGAGGTATAA
- a CDS encoding HAD-IIA family hydrolase has translation MPTLDTHTAFEAYERMRHRFLQADFQKTSLNVERLETLFEEADGFFLDAFGVLNVGNGAIEGAKMFIAALREAKKPFFILSNSASLPKSELMLFFKQIGFIFEPSEIITSREVLWHYFKPESQTSWGVIAPHLHTLEHSFLHTFHTQEAFWESDGFLFLGSASWSESFQKRWIDSLHVKPKPIWIANPDISAPRGQGVYSKEPGFYTLLSEEALFTHMHFIGKPFSEIFEYALSRAKREWGIDKERIVMVGDTLHTDILGGCAAGVQTLLVEGYGFFAEQKVDMFIENSGIVPHFRLKNYEILFDT, from the coding sequence ATGCCTACCCTTGATACACACACAGCCTTTGAGGCGTATGAGCGTATGCGTCACCGTTTTTTGCAAGCAGATTTCCAAAAAACGAGTTTGAATGTGGAGCGACTTGAAACCCTTTTTGAAGAGGCTGATGGCTTTTTTTTAGATGCCTTTGGCGTTTTAAATGTAGGAAATGGAGCGATTGAGGGGGCTAAAATGTTTATTGCTGCTCTTAGAGAAGCTAAAAAGCCTTTTTTTATTCTCTCAAATTCCGCTTCTTTGCCTAAGAGTGAGTTAATGCTCTTTTTTAAACAGATAGGCTTTATTTTTGAGCCATCTGAAATTATCACAAGCCGTGAGGTGTTGTGGCACTATTTTAAGCCCGAATCTCAAACGTCATGGGGTGTTATTGCCCCACATCTGCATACCTTAGAGCATTCTTTTTTGCATACGTTTCATACCCAAGAGGCATTTTGGGAAAGTGATGGATTTCTGTTTTTGGGGAGTGCTTCATGGAGTGAATCGTTTCAAAAACGCTGGATAGACTCTTTACATGTAAAGCCTAAACCCATTTGGATTGCCAATCCTGATATTAGTGCACCCAGAGGTCAGGGTGTCTATTCAAAAGAACCTGGATTTTACACGCTTTTAAGCGAAGAGGCACTCTTTACACATATGCACTTTATTGGTAAGCCTTTTTCTGAGATTTTTGAGTATGCTCTTTCACGTGCAAAACGGGAGTGGGGTATTGATAAAGAGCGTATTGTTATGGTGGGAGATACCTTGCACACGGATATTTTAGGTGGATGTGCGGCAGGGGTGCAAACGCTTTTAGTGGAAGGGTATGGTTTTTTTGCAGAGCAAAAGGTTGATATGTTTATTGAAAACAGCGGGATAGTGCCACATTTTCGTCTGAAAAATTATGAAATACTGTTTGATACCTAA
- the phnE gene encoding phosphonate ABC transporter, permease protein PhnE: protein MSRQWSRPHYLIPTAKWRWILGTSFLVYVILASLSIDVNWSRMAEGMQRGWRFFNAFMHPDFTTRWVDIKIGIIESLTMSVTSTLAGILLSIPVGIGAASNISPKSIYAVCRFFISISRSMQEVIVAIFLVALFGFGAFAGFLTLCFATIGFLAKLLAEEIEGVHKAPLEAIRATGASWFQTLHYAIVPQIMPRLIGLWLYRFDINFRESAVIGIVGAGGIGATLNTAIDRYEYDSAAAILLLIIVIVFLCEYVSGYVRKWFI, encoded by the coding sequence ATGAGTCGTCAATGGAGTAGACCGCATTATCTTATTCCAACGGCTAAATGGCGTTGGATATTGGGGACTTCCTTTCTTGTTTATGTAATCCTTGCAAGTTTGAGCATTGATGTGAATTGGAGTCGTATGGCAGAAGGGATGCAGAGAGGATGGCGTTTTTTTAATGCCTTTATGCATCCTGATTTTACAACACGCTGGGTGGATATTAAGATAGGGATTATTGAAAGCCTTACGATGAGTGTCACATCCACACTTGCAGGTATTTTACTGTCTATTCCTGTGGGGATTGGTGCGGCTTCTAACATTAGCCCTAAAAGTATTTATGCGGTGTGTCGTTTTTTTATCAGTATTTCACGCTCGATGCAAGAAGTGATTGTTGCTATTTTTTTGGTTGCCCTTTTTGGTTTTGGAGCATTTGCTGGATTTTTAACGCTCTGCTTTGCTACCATTGGCTTTTTAGCAAAGTTGTTAGCAGAAGAGATTGAAGGGGTTCATAAAGCGCCACTGGAAGCAATTCGAGCCACAGGGGCATCATGGTTTCAAACGCTACATTATGCGATTGTCCCACAGATTATGCCTCGTTTGATTGGGTTGTGGTTGTATCGATTTGATATTAATTTTAGAGAATCAGCGGTGATTGGTATTGTAGGCGCTGGCGGTATTGGCGCAACACTGAATACGGCGATTGATCGTTATGAATATGATTCAGCCGCAGCAATTTTATTGCTCATTATTGTGATTGTTTTTTTATGTGAATATGTATCGGGGTATGTAAGAAAATGGTTTATTTAA
- a CDS encoding lipid A deacylase LpxR family protein, whose translation MINGLKKSMLLACVTLVYADTTSLVLENDALVGKDHHYTNGVYFTWMGENDTTSFDVLPFIDLPQKNVALSFSHAIFTPEDKKRKTKNLDDLPYAGYMGINLLAYKSSEHFFHEAGVNVGMVGPSTQAEGIQKGFHSLIGHSKPKGWEYQLNDEVMYGASYQVGYKTAPVSLGDMSFDVSTNVRGDVGTFYTGALVGGALRLSSVPMKSFVTMGNYIGANESLLLHHEAPKSFQWALSLGAFYNGVESYYLIDEAIDKGYRLKKMNAIVGEKVSLDFFYDEIQLSFYLKSVDIDYKGGRSSNEKTGGMNLVWKWN comes from the coding sequence ATGATAAATGGGCTAAAAAAAAGTATGTTGTTGGCGTGTGTAACACTTGTGTATGCGGATACCACATCGCTTGTATTGGAAAATGATGCTTTAGTAGGCAAAGATCATCACTACACCAATGGGGTTTATTTTACGTGGATGGGGGAGAATGATACCACATCTTTTGATGTGCTACCCTTTATTGATTTACCACAAAAAAATGTTGCTCTTTCTTTCTCGCATGCCATTTTCACCCCTGAGGATAAAAAACGAAAAACGAAAAATTTAGATGATTTGCCTTATGCTGGTTATATGGGTATTAACCTTTTGGCGTATAAATCTTCAGAGCATTTTTTCCATGAAGCGGGTGTGAATGTGGGAATGGTAGGCCCTTCAACGCAAGCAGAGGGCATACAAAAAGGGTTTCACTCCTTGATTGGGCACAGTAAGCCTAAAGGGTGGGAATATCAGTTGAATGATGAAGTGATGTACGGGGCTTCTTATCAGGTGGGTTATAAAACAGCGCCTGTATCGCTGGGCGATATGAGCTTTGATGTGAGTACAAATGTCCGTGGGGATGTAGGTACTTTTTATACGGGGGCATTGGTTGGTGGAGCGTTACGTCTTAGCAGTGTTCCTATGAAAAGTTTTGTTACGATGGGAAATTATATTGGGGCAAATGAGAGTTTACTGCTCCATCATGAAGCACCTAAGAGTTTTCAATGGGCGCTCTCTTTGGGTGCTTTTTACAATGGTGTAGAGAGTTATTATCTCATTGATGAGGCGATTGATAAGGGGTACCGCTTGAAGAAAATGAATGCCATTGTCGGTGAAAAAGTCTCACTTGATTTCTTTTACGATGAAATACAACTCTCTTTTTACCTAAAATCTGTTGATATTGACTATAAAGGGGGACGCTCTTCCAATGAAAAAACAGGTGGAATGAACCTTGTTTGGAAGTGGAATTAA
- the phnE gene encoding phosphonate ABC transporter, permease protein PhnE, with protein sequence MVYLKETSEKLWQKRMRFKAWVWWFSWLFSLSFFLLCWQEMTKDTMWVFVYDAPTQAYDLLDRMFPPRWSYLPSLLKPLWDTLNIATLGTLLGIVLAFPVAFLAARTTTPSLLFVRPIALFIIVASRSINSLIWALLLVAILGPGLLAGIIAIALRSIGFVAKLLYEAIEEVDKTPIEALSATGASRLQVIDYAIVPQILPGFIGISLFRWDINIRESTILGLVGAGGIGLELQASLSVLAWPQVILIVLLIFSTVIFSEALSAKIRKAIL encoded by the coding sequence ATGGTTTATTTAAAAGAAACATCAGAGAAACTCTGGCAGAAACGTATGCGTTTTAAAGCATGGGTGTGGTGGTTTTCATGGCTTTTTAGTCTTAGTTTTTTTCTACTGTGTTGGCAGGAAATGACTAAAGATACGATGTGGGTTTTTGTGTACGATGCACCCACGCAAGCCTATGATTTACTAGATCGTATGTTTCCTCCTCGTTGGAGTTATCTTCCAAGCTTGCTTAAGCCTTTGTGGGATACCTTAAATATTGCAACACTAGGAACACTTTTAGGCATTGTATTGGCTTTTCCTGTGGCGTTTTTAGCCGCTCGTACCACAACACCATCGCTTCTGTTTGTACGTCCTATTGCTTTATTTATTATTGTGGCTTCACGTTCTATTAACTCTTTAATTTGGGCGTTGCTTTTGGTGGCTATTTTAGGACCTGGTCTTTTGGCGGGTATTATTGCCATTGCCTTGCGTTCCATTGGTTTTGTGGCAAAATTGTTGTATGAAGCCATTGAAGAGGTGGATAAAACACCCATTGAAGCTTTAAGTGCCACAGGGGCTAGCAGGCTTCAAGTGATTGATTATGCCATTGTCCCACAGATATTGCCAGGATTTATTGGGATTTCACTGTTTCGTTGGGATATTAACATTCGTGAGTCAACCATCTTAGGTTTAGTGGGTGCTGGAGGGATAGGTTTAGAGTTGCAAGCTTCTTTAAGTGTGTTGGCATGGCCACAGGTTATTTTAATTGTTTTATTGATTTTCTCAACGGTTATTTTTTCAGAAGCGCTCTCTGCAAAAATTCGAAAAGCGATTTTATAA